The Euwallacea fornicatus isolate EFF26 chromosome 18, ASM4011564v1, whole genome shotgun sequence genome segment TACCGAATAGGATGAGTGACTTGCACTGAACAGTTAAAGTAAAATTCCGGATATAAGTCCATAAAAATATCGTGCAGTTTGGAAGTGAGCCATACGTTATTTGGACGGTATTTGCTTGAGATTTCCGTCTAAAATATCGGATTTTAATGCTGTTCTTGTTCTTAAAAGGCATAATTGTAACCTGATTAAAAATGCTTCGGTAAAATGGAGATATAACGTCATCGAAGAATAAGTATAAGTGGTTgaggaaattgaacaatttctcTAGAAAATGATCTCGAACCAGCAAGTTTTTAACCAACAGTCCAGTTCCCGAAAACCTGTTTTCTATAATTTCCAATAAGATAGGttcaaaaaagtttgttttggGAAATAAGTGGGTTGTAGTTTtggaaattctgaaaatgaaGCAAATAATTGACTTTAGTATTGTTCACTCATTAATCTGCGTTActgaataaacattttaagagttaaaaatgtttgaagaACGTAAAGTTAGGAAAAAATCACTAATAATGTTGAAAACCTTTCATGTAAAGTGCTAACACTTTTCATTTCCTCCTGAGGTTTTCTAATGAAGAAATTCTCAAATGCAGCCATTAAAAATCCATCACTGATATCTATCATGTTATCAAGCCTCTGCAAATCTGGATTCGTACGGGGAACATCCGCCCCAATGACTGGGTATATGTAATCGGGTTcatcattattttcaattgaatcCGTGTTTGTCTTTAGTTCAGTACTGGCCTGCGATGAAGCTGTCCCTGTAGCGTTGAATTCCTCAATTTTTTGCAGaactttttctataaattcTTGGAAGATTGAGTCTAGAACAAGCACGTAActcctgaaaattttattgaacagTTTTTGGATTAACTATTACCTTTCAAGTTGACTGTATCATTGTGTTTACCCAAACACctcaaaaaatttacatttttccctATTTCCAAAACTCTctgcaaaaatatctttaaaaccGAATTTCCTTTGCATTGCTCATCCACCTCTCCATTCACAATAAACTGCCCGTAATCCCCTTGTTGCCTGGAAATTTCCAAGCTGAATCTAGACCTCACTGAAAACAATCCTCACTTTTTAATCACAAATTCTCCACAAAAATCAGTTAAATCGTTCTTCATCAGCCACGACTCAGTaatatttaagtaaatataTAAGCTCTCCAAAAACAGAGTTAACTTCAAATCTTGTTCTTGCTTATCTGCAGCAAAATCCAGAGATTCATGTAGACGTTTTATGTAGGTAGCCGCACAGAAACAGGCAGATTTTTGAGTGGGATCTACTATTACTTCATCATGTATTCTTTTAAGGACTTCAGCTGGTTTTAGGATATTTTTCAAGTCATTGGCGAGGTTTATAAGTGTATATGtagtttctaaaatattttgcagttattataaaattggttTGAAATGGTGTCAAGTTCTACCTTGCTTTCTGACCTGATCTTCCAGATTGCATATTTGCTTATACACTGGGGTTAAAATGGCTCTAATACAGCTACAATAGCTTTGATATGTTCGAGGCACTAAGTCATTTTCCTCAAACAAATCTTTCTGAACTGAAACTTCAAACTTCCTGAAAAACTCCAGTAGTTCTATGTACGGAATGAATCCATTTAAATAAGTGTAAAAGGCGAACTGGAATAAGGAGTTTTTAAGTATAGAACAATGCTTCATTTCCGGTCAACTTACTGAGCGCACACTAGCCAAAGTAACATCTGGCCTCGGCCTAACAGTATTATGAACCAGCTCAAATGTTTTTGAGTTATGAGGGCGCCATAACTGCCATAAAATTTCTCTTATAACTATGTATTCAGAAATTATTGAGGGAGGTTTTAGGGGTATTAATCCTTGGACTTGGCTATTCACGAAATCCTCCCTAAGCATTGAAATAAGCGATGCAAATTAACTTACAAAATTCATTATACCATAAAATTCCAATATTGGCTTCTCTAAGCTGACTTTCAGGCTTCATAAAGCAATGTTCCTTTTTATACCAAGTATGCTGGATTGTGGCCATTAACTCAATTCGACTAGTCCGCAAGTTCAAAATGCATCTGTCTTCgttagttttaatttgtattgGTAGGGaggagtttgaaaaatcagcTGAAGATGCAGCTAGTTCTGGAGTTAAATCATTGCCAAAGCTTTCAAGAGAATCATCATCCTAAGGATagaaaaaggattttttatttagtataaGAATTCAGTTAATTCAGCAGTAGTCACAACTGAACTTACACTTGATTCATTGAAATGTGAATTCCATTGCTCCATGCCTTCATTCAAATAAGCCCCCCAGTCAATTACTTCTTCCTTTTCACCTCTTGTCGGAACAAACACTTCcggatgatttaaaaaatgcgttGTTGGCGATTTTGAGAGACACAACAAGAACTTTATTAAACTGAACCTGTTCATACTGTCAGGCTCAGTCTGGGCTGCTGAAGTATACGTTTCATAGGCTCTGGTTAAGGCAGTGGCTTGCCTTGGAAAGCCATGGAAGCAGAACTTCTCACACATACTGTTAACATTGTCATCAACATTTCTCTTGTCTACGAAGTGCGTTGTGCCtgatttcttcaatttcacagtgaaatattttaaaatgtgtttaaatTGCTGAgtattttcctgaaatatctAGAGTAGTTGGAGTTGTTGTTTGAGGTTAAACTTACTTCAAAGCCTGATATTTCGTGGATGAGGTCTTTGAGCAGGCTGGCAATGTTTGCAGAAAGATCTCTGGACATTTTCGTGCTGAGTTCTGTGTTTTCTTATTTgcaaaatcatgaaatattgaatttttaactaaaattatattaagtgACATTCAAACGTttatccaaaatttaaaataacaatgtGACGTTGTCAGTTTGCATAGCTAAAGCTGATTTTAATCAGGTTTTGAGGTCAACAACAACATATCATGAGAGATAGTGCATTAATAATTGTTGCagagttaatatttttaataataaaagaaacgGTTACTTTCAAGTGTTTCAATTATGTTTTTACATCTAGTTTTATCAAtcatattttcatataattttgcAAGTTCAACTTTTATTGGACAATCTGGCAACAAACGGCATTAACACTGTCAtatgtgcaaaaataatttttatgaaatagaCCGTAACGTATTGGTTACCTTGAATAATCTCATATGATAGACAAGAATACATACTACACTACATAATCGTCCTAAAATAAGTACTTGAGGCGTCTAAACGCGTTCGAtacactaaaaataaaataaatatactacAGTTATGCAACCAAACCAACGAAATGAGGTGTTATGGGTTGCGCGCGATCCtagtttattgattttcttttagaaGAATGGCGATGGTTGGAAGAAGAGTGGGGGGAAGTTATGACGTACGAAGTGCTACGAGGgttgattaattaatatatagttttcaaatattaggATTGTTGAAATGATGATACGTATGAAGAAttacaaaatgtttatttccaCAACAGGTGGTGCATAGATAGTGCGTAGgtaattcattattattgaCTTACGAGTTTGCATTAGCTGGTGGAATCTTCATGATTAATTCCATtctattttaagcaaaaaaatgtctataaaaaatggtattattTCCAGTATATCGATCGATCATGATCTTATACATCGCTTGCACGCAATTGAAAATTCTATATTTTCAATCCTCGAGTAATACGGAAAAATAATGAGCGGAGCGCTATTAAGGCATGCCTTGAATTTCTGccttaatttgttttgtttacatCATCCATTATGataatattcattaaaatttagcaTTCCCTATACTACAATTTGGTCGACCTGCCTAATGTGCCATTGAAATGTAAATGAGGTCTGATTGCATATATCTATAACTGTGTAAGGAGAATTAAGTATGTAAAAGTACATACGACTTTTCTTCTTCAATAAACAGTGTAACATATGATATGAACTTTGAGTGGCGCGttatagttttaataataaagtaacATAAAATGTACTGTGTGCAAAAGTTAAAACAGGTATGCGATGAAAATGTCTTCGGATTAGTTGAAATCTAGGAGGAAATCGGGAAATCATCTGAAGAAACaacattttctaattatttctggtatattttacttttttttttcagttaatgaTGGAGAAACGGGACGTAGTCCTCACAGCTGTCTTCTCCTCAATAGCTGCCCTCATCCTCCTTGCAGGCGCAGGTGCAGCTTGCTACTTCTTTCAAAAAAGGGGTCGCAAGCGTGAGGAAGAGGACGAGGAGGCGGAAGGAGGTCGCATCGCAGTCGAGGATAAGAAATCCAAACTCAATGGATTTCTTAGCTTAAAGACACCTTTGATATCGACGAAAACTCTGGGGTAAGTACGCAATTGAATTTGGGCTAAACTGAGGAATTTGCCACGAGGCGGCGCTGGTGGAAAATCAATACCAGCTTGGAGCTTTTCATAAGGGGGGGGCGGTAGTTGTGTTTGACCTTCGTGGCGTCATCTATCGCTGGCTTGTTCAGAGAAAAGTGAGGTTCAATAAGAGGCCcaaaaatcgttacaaaaATAGTCATATGTtagtttttcttttgaaaatccGTGATGCACCTCTGTGAAAAGGAAGAATGTGAGGTCGTCTCAATTTTGATATGACATGACTATCGGTTCTCCCCAGTTTGTCGCTTCAAACCGAAAATGTATTCACCTCGAAATTCTGGCAAGCGATAACCGATATTTCGGTTGAAATTGCGGGGTTATATCGTTACATTTCTGCCTTGGGCAGGTATTAAACTATCGCTGTTAAACAGATCGACTTGCTAAATGGGTATTTTAGAGCCCTTATCTATCCCCAAGCCTGACGACAGTAACTTGCACcaaaaatttgacttttaaatGCGCTATACAATCTACAGTttgctttttcttttttcgagACAACTTTGCACCTGTCCTACATTTCTCTTTTCAGCATATTTCACCTCCACCGCAATAACTAATACCTTTCTTTCTAACTTTGCAGCATCGCTAACACAATCAGGTAACTCGCAATGTCGGTGTTATAGATTTGTACTTTTGTGGTCGTCATGTGtgttttaagtgtttttatttttggtgtgTTAACTGTTTTAGTATAATGGAATCTGTGTATAGAATGAAGTGAGTGTTAAAATGCGACGTTTTTATTCACGTACTTCATTATTCGAAGTAACagacaaaagaaaatttcatcagTACAATGACTGCATCAGGGTCGCTTTATTGCATTTTCCGCATTTCCATTTCCGCATTTGCGATTGATGAAGCCTTGTCTGAAAAATTGGACTTGAAATCCGATTGTGGTTTTCGAGCCATTTGGTGTTATCATACACTAACCAGATCAAATATGCAAACGGCTATCTGCATGGAGCAAggtttgaaattcaaattaacgGACACCATGCTAATCCAATAAATTCGGCCATTAATTagaattgtaaaattaatttataaacgaaatttcgtataacTGCCTGgattttatggaaataaatgGAGCGACACGCGACATCCATGTCGCTCGCAACCAGCTTCAGGTTTCATAAATCATAATATGTTTTAAACGAATTTCTGAAATATCGCTATAACTTTAAACTGAACAAGTTATCTGCGGTTTTGGGCGAAATGGAGAATGTTCGATAAAATAACGTAATACCGCTATTGAGAATTTTGAgaagaattttgattaattcttTTCGTTGCATGGTACATCCCCCTTTCCTTTGAACCGTTTTCAGCAAGCGCCCTGAAGGGCACTTTATCCTAATTTGCTCATCCTACCCGCAGATTTAACCCTCAGAGAGGTTGCAACGCCCCATTTTTCGCGTGTCTCCGAGGCAATCGATGCTCCCAAATGTTGTAAATTCCTATCCCAAAATCctaacatttaataaaagccATGTCCAGGCATACGATGGCTCATATACGACAAATTCCTGAAAATACTGTGAATGTTGgcttaaaaacgaattttgtaaattattttaagccCTTATTGCCTGAAGCACTGTTGAAATTAGCCAGCCGGGATGCTTGATTTCTgttgttaatttaatataagcACTGCCACTCCCTTTGGGGTGGATCTGACTGTTAACGACTTTAGGATAACTGGATCATCTAGTGAAATTTATGTGAAATTCCCTTGATCCTAATACCTATGATATGTGGGCAATTTCAAAACAAAGAAGTTGCGGAAAGGGCGTATGTAAATTTCGTCCCGAGGGTGCGCTacatttaaatacattttcaggAATTTCCCGAAACCCACAAAAGTTAGAAAAGATGGAATGATTTCCAGAAGTTGATAACCATTTGCAATTTCAAACACTTAACAATTTAATGCATCTGTCAGTTTGTTAATAAGTACATTTTATTAACAcactaaaaatgataaaattaagtCTTCACACTACTTGGATTAACATGTTTTTTGATGTAATACAGCTCTCTAGAAGCTGAAATTTCCATATCTTCTTACATGCTAATTTTACCATACATGTGGTGGAAAAGCTCCCTTGTGTGGCGGATGTTATTTAATCAGTGGGTTTTTGATTGGATAAATTTTCTAGGGACCAATTTTACCCACTGTTTCTGTTTCAAAGTAATATCTACCTAATTGTTATTGGAATGTCTCTAGGTTTTCTTAAATCGAAGACAAATCAGACCTCAAGAGGTTTAGGCCCTCTGGTTGTTAGCTAAACTGGACcgaaaattaattgtaatttttcagtttcagcTATTTAAGACCTATCTCTTGTCGCAAAACTTCGGATAAAGTAGCAGATAAttgtatacttttttttttatttttccacggttcaaaaattcattactGCTGGGAATTATTAAGGAAATTGATTTGTGCGCGTGATGTTTGCGCTTGATTTTTATTGCATAATGTGGATTATAAAACCTCTTTGATTGTCTCGAGGTGCTTTAAATTGAAGGTGCCTTGAGAAACATTCCCGAGGTTCCGAAACCGCAAATAAAGTATTCTGAGTTAGATAGGATTCGTAACGGTCGATTAGAACTAAAAAAACAGctcaaaatttcacaaaaacttgTCTGAGGGCGAGGTGGGGAAAACCACCATATAACTGTGTTAAAAGTGGAAACATGGCTTTAATTCGAAACCCTCTTGAACTTTCCCACGTGCCAATTTTAATCCACAATTTCCCTATTTGTTAAGGAAACAAGAAACTTTTCCTTTTAGAACAGGAGAGATAAACTCTGCAACATTTGAGATTAAAATGTATTATCTTTGACCCACTaggaaattaagaatttttgccAAGGAATGTGGCCTTTGAACTGCTTGCCCTTGATTACTTCCAACGTTCTATTCCCCATGCGTGCATGAGTTTCGATACAATCGGGGTAAACTAGGATTGCTTCGTATAGACGGGCACATAGCAACTAGGGATAAGTATAATTATCTCATTACTCATGAATTAATTGGATCAAGTGTTATTAGAATCTTGGCAAATTGGTGAATGTGTGCGTACGAGGAATTTTTGTGATACTTCCCCATGATAAAGTCATTTGGTAATTTGAGGGCAAAAGATACATTGTAGAGTTCTAAAATATGAATTCGTGTGATTCGATGATACGGAGGCGAGAAATCGGACGGAATATTTGAAAGAGCAAATTTTGGAAGTTAGCTTAAATTATCCTGAGGAGAGGCGGTATGAATTTTTAGTCAATATTGGAGTTGTGGCACGatggatttaaataaatcggtAATTAATCAATAATACTGTATTTTTACGCTCCCG includes the following:
- the Grip128 gene encoding gamma-tubulin complex component 5 — encoded protein: MSRDLSANIASLLKDLIHEISGFEENTQQFKHILKYFTVKLKKSGTTHFVDKRNVDDNVNSMCEKFCFHGFPRQATALTRAYETYTSAAQTEPDSMNRFSLIKFLLCLSKSPTTHFLNHPEVFVPTRGEKEEVIDWGAYLNEGMEQWNSHFNESSDDDSLESFGNDLTPELAASSADFSNSSLPIQIKTNEDRCILNLRTSRIELMATIQHTWYKKEHCFMKPESQLREANIGILWEDFVNSQVQGLIPLKPPSIISEYIVIREILWQLWRPHNSKTFELVHNTVRPRPDVTLASVRSFAFYTYLNGFIPYIELLEFFRKFEVSVQKDLFEENDLVPRTYQSYCSCIRAILTPVYKQICNLEDQVRKQETTYTLINLANDLKNILKPAEVLKRIHDEVIVDPTQKSACFCAATYIKRLHESLDFAADKQEQDLKLTLFLESLYIYLNITESWLMKNDLTDFCGEFVIKKQQGDYGQFIVNGEVDEQCKGNSVLKIFLQRVLEIGKNVNFLRCLGKHNDTVNLKDSIFQEFIEKVLQKIEEFNATGTASSQASTELKTNTDSIENNDEPDYIYPVIGADVPRTNPDLQRLDNMIDISDGFLMAAFENFFIRKPQEEMKSVSTLHERISKTTTHLFPKTNFFEPILLEIIENRFSGTGLLVKNLLVRDHFLEKLFNFLNHLYLFFDDVISPFYRSIFNQTEISSKYRPNNVWLTSKLHDIFMDLYPEFYFNCSVQVTHPIRYLNSLEFCSSVRLDFEISWPLNVIITRDHLEHYNRIFQFLLKLKWALYTLNHMSLSDMGSNSDDLVRKTVKPNLKNRSIAQMIRLKFCLINAMNSLQHFVFGLVFAKAVLDFQLQLEKAHDLDSLIAPHDKFIKTLARTILDLQGQMLGKDENSNILSCIKLLNLMWNDLKLAKPGLIDSCYKMYDTFQRDINPAIFPVYKYDC